The following proteins come from a genomic window of Salvia hispanica cultivar TCC Black 2014 chromosome 4, UniMelb_Shisp_WGS_1.0, whole genome shotgun sequence:
- the LOC125219115 gene encoding probable serine/threonine-protein kinase PBL7 yields MGCFSCFGSSEKEANKSSSGPKEASNKDVVKEGSKDKSRSRDGKDGKKEMTVTKQPARIFTFEELSVATKYFRPEFLLGEGGFGRVFKGQLDTGEAVAVKQLDRHGDQGSREFSVEILMLSLLHHPNLIRLIGHCSQGTQRLLVYEFMPLGSLEDHLHDLRPGQKPLDWNTRMKIAAGTAKGLEYLHDKASPPVIYRDLKPSNILLGEGYFPKLSDFGLAKLGPIGDKTHVTTRVMGTEGYCAPEYALTGKLTPRSDIYTFGVVFLEIITGRRAVGNMGGGQYNLVAWATPLLKDRKNYQTMADPLLQNHYPIRGLYRALAVVAMCVQEKAALRPLIGEVVTALTYLASQRYDPNAPSLSRGGMPRHRDTSRRISDADSMGDSGRGGHEGSPSVRKNSRDSVRDSNEGAELQMIDTGAGASQRGGVDKPGGSDPKRNLDREKAVAAAKAWGEKGREKKRTSASGSDKGNDTCE; encoded by the exons ATGGGGTGTTTTTCCTGCTTCGGATCATCGGAGAAGGAAGCAAACAAGAGTAGCAGTGGACCCAAAGAAGCGTCAAACAAGGATGTTGTCAAAGAGGGTTCAAAGG ATAAATCAAGATCTCGGGATGGTAAGGATGGTAAGAAGGAAATGACAGTTACGAAACAGCCTGCGCGAATATTCACATTCGAGGAGCTTTCTGTAGCAACAAAGTACTTTAGACCAGAGTTCTTGCTGGGTGAGGGCGGGTTTGGACGCGTTTTCAAAGGTCAACTGGACACGGGAGAG GCTGTTGCAGTTAAACAGCTTGATCGGCATGGCGATCAAGGGAGTCGAGAGTTTTCGGTGGAGATTCTCATGCTCAGCCTCTTGCACCATCCAAATCTTATCAGATTGATCGGGCATTGTTCTCAGGGTACCCAACGTCTTCTAGTATACGAGTTCATGCCATTGGGATCGCTGGAAGACCATTTACATG ATCTTCGACCGGGTCAAAAGCCTTTGGACTGGAATACAAGGATGAAGATAGCTGCTGGTACAGCAAAGGGATTAGAATACTTGCACGACAAAGCGAGTCCACCGGTCATATACAGAGACTTGAAACCTTCTAATATTCTTCTTGGTGAGGGATACTTCCCAAAGTTGTCTGATTTCGGGCTTGCCAAACTGGGCCCTATTGGGGATAAAACGCACGTCACTACGAGGGTGATGGGGACGGAAGGTTATTGTGCCCCGGAGTATGCTTTGACTGGTAAGCTCACCCCAAGGTCAGACATCTATACCTTTGGAGTCGTCTTTCTCGAAATCATCACGGGACGAAGGGCTGTCGGCAACATGGGTGGCGGGCAGTATAATCTCGTCGCATGG GCGACACCGCTTCTCAAGGACCGAAAGAATTATCAGACGATGGCGGATCCTCTGCTGCAAAACCACTACCCGATTCGTGGACTCTATCGGGCACTAGCGGTGGTAGCCATGTGCGTGCAAGAGAAAGCTGCATTGAGGCCTCTAATAGGTGAGGTTGTTACTGCTTTGACATATTTGGCATCGCAAAGGTACGACCCCAACGCACCCTCCCTGAGCCGAGGAGGTATGCCAAGGCACAGGGATACGAGCAGGAGAATATCCGATGCCGACAGCATGGGAGATTCGGGGCGAGGAGGCCATGAAGGCTCACCTTCAGTACGCAAGAACTCGAGAGACTCGGTGAGAGACTCCAATGAAGGTGCGGAGTTGCAGATGATCGACACCGGGGCTGGGGCCAGCCAGAGAGGGGGCGTGGACAAACCGGGCGGCTCTGATCCTAAAAGGAACCTGGACAGAGAGAAGGCCGTCGCTGCTGCCAAAGCGTGGGGAGAGAAAGGGAGGGAGAAGAAGCGGACAAGCGCCTCGGGCAGCGACAAGGGCAACGACACATGTGAATAA
- the LOC125219630 gene encoding monothiol glutaredoxin-S4-like has translation MDRVSKMVSEKPVVIFSKSSCCMSHTIRSLFADFGVNPMVYELDEIPRGREVEQALSRLGCNPTVPAVFIGGEFVGGANEIMSLHLKRSLKPMLKGAGALWV, from the coding sequence atGGATAGAGTGAGCAAAATGGTGTCGGAGAAGCCGGTGGTGATCTTCAGCAAGAGCTCTTGCTGCATGAGCCACACTATAAGGTCTCTCTTTGCCGATTTTGGGGTGAACCCGATGGTGTATGAGCTCGACGAGATCCCCAGGGGCCGGGAGGTGGAGCAGGCGCTTTCGCGCCTTGGCTGCAACCCCACCGTGCCTGCAGTCTTCATAGGTGGAGAATTTGTTGGCGGAGCCAATGAGATCATGAGCCTCCATCTCAAGAGGTCACTGAAGCCCATGCTCAAGGGGGCCGGGGCCCTTTGGGTCTGA
- the LOC125224320 gene encoding monothiol glutaredoxin-S4-like, protein MERLNKMVSEKPIVIFSKSECCISHTIKSLFYDFGVNPMIYELDEMARGQEIEQALSRLGCSQTVPAVFIGGTFVGGANEIMSLHLNRSLKPMLKSAGALWV, encoded by the coding sequence ATGGAGAGATTGAACAAAATGGTGTCGGAGAAGCCCATTGTGATATTTAGCAAGTCGGAATGTTGCATTAGTCACACCATCAAGTCCCTCTTCTACGATTTTGGTGTTAACCCTATGATATACGAGCTTGATGAGATGGCGAGGGGCCAAGAGATCGAGCAAGCACTATCGCGGCTAGGGTGTAGCCAGACTGTGCCTGCGGTGTTCATTGGTGGTACATTTGTCGGTGGCGCCAACGAGATCATGAGCCTCCACCTCAATAGGTCCTTGAAGCCGATGCTCAAAAGTGCCGGCGCGTTGTGGgtgtaa
- the LOC125222686 gene encoding acyl-CoA-binding domain-containing protein 6 isoform X2, with the protein MFGFSRRRMKLGRLKVQLSDTAQGTRSPIRPTKRFNSSNGEGVAAANSEADDLNFHSSSNGTELNNCASGGSENWMVLSISGEKPTPRFNHAAAVIGNKMVVVGGESSNGLLEDVQVLSFDRFSWTPVSSKLYLSPTSLPLKIPACKGHALVPWGKKVLLIGGKTESVSDRVSVWAFDMEAECWSLIEAKGDIPTARSGHTVVRANSVLILFGGEDTKRRKLNDLHMFDLKSLTWLPLHCTGPRPCSRSNHIAALYNDKILFVFGGASKSRTLNDLYSLDFEAMVWTRIKVHGFHPSPRAGCSGALCGTKWYITGGGSKKKRPAETLIFDVLKYTWSVAVASLPSSITTNKGFSLVLVQHKERDFLVAFGGTKKDPSNQVEVLIMEKVESSMIRRSTLSKVAGTLLSENNNNNNSTLSAQPGNASISTNFDTVSKLNLASAIEQHGSGRKSLSESLLVDPNSATGNVSLRKQFYNEETAEVTTTKSLEDKNSFRMMEQATKPYDSGAGNAEEASPIAESDSSGVCQTHEAKLASLLRKNSILEGQLAAAIAAREAAEKNSSSANKSRQEMEKRLGDAMKEMELLKEKLTSIELAQEEANSLSNIVHSDNVRLEHDVAFLKAVLDDTQKELHSTRGVLAGERARAFQLQVEVFHLKQRLQSLETRAPTPRKPYQM; encoded by the exons ATGTTTGGATTTTCGAGAAGAAGAATGAAGCTTGGGAG ATTAAAGGTTCAACTCTCCGACACTGCACAGGGGACGAGAAGTCCGATAAGGCCCACCAAGAGATTTAATAGTTCCAAT GGAGAAGGTGTTGCAGCTGCAAATAGTGAAGCTGATGATCTGAATTTCCATTCTTcatctaatgggacagagctTAACAACTGCGCTTCAGGTGGCTCTGAGAATTGGATGGTTCTTTCCATCAGCGGAGAGAAGCCTACACCCCGGTTCAAT CATGCAGCTGCAGTCATAGGGAACAAGATGGTCGTGGTTGGCGGTGAATCTTCAAATGGGCTGCTGGAAGATGTCCAG GTACTCAGTTTTGACAGATTTTCGTGGACTCCTGTTTCGTCAAAGCTATACCTTTCTCCTACTAGCCTTCCTCTAAAAATTCCAGCATGCAAAGGCCACGCATTG GTTCCTTGGGGCAAGAAAGTGCTTCTTATTGGAGGGAAAACCGAATCAGTGAGCGACAGAGTGTCAG TCTGGGCGTTTGACATGGAAGCAGAATGTTGGTCACTTATTGAAGCGAAGGGAGACATTCCG ACTGCACGTAGTGGCCATACAGTTGTCAGGGCAAACTCCGTTCTAATTCTATTTGGAGGCGAGGATACAAAAAGGAGGAAGCTCAACGATCTTCATATGTTTGATCTAAAATCTCTAACATGGCTTCCTCTTCATTGCAC GGGCCCAAGACCATGCTCAAGATCAAATCATATTGCTGCTCTTTATAATGACAAAATACTCTTTGTTTTTGGTGGGGCATCAAAATCTAGAACCTTGAATGACTTGTACTCTCTTGACTTTGAGGCG ATGGTATGGACAAGAATCAAAGTGCACGGATTTCACCCATCGCCTAGAGCTGGTTGTAGTGGAGCGCTCTGTGGAACAAAATGGTACATCACGGGTGGTGGTAGCAAGAAAAAAA GGCCTGCAGAGACCTTGATATTTGATGTTTTGAAGTATACTTGGTCAGTTGCTGTTGCATCGCTTCCATCTTCTATCACTACGAACAAG GGTTTTAGTCTCGTTCTTGTGCAGCATAAGGAACGAGATTTCCTTGTTGCATTTGGTGGTACAAAGAAAGATCCATCAAACCAG GTTGAGGTACTTATCATGGAAAAGGTTGAATCATCAATGATCCGAAGATCGACTTTGAGTAAAGTTGCTGGAACCTTGTTGTCGgagaacaacaacaacaataactCAACATTGTCAGCTCAACCAGGCAATGCTTCTATTAGTACCAATTTTGATACTGTCTCGAAACTTAATTTGGCATCAGCCATCGAACAACATGGATCTGGTCGGAAATCCCTATCAGAATCCTTACTTGTCGACCCAAACTCTGCCACTGGAAACGTCTCTCTTCGCAAACAATTTTATAACGAGGAGACTGCGGAGGTGACCACAACAAAGAGCTTAGAAGACAAAAATTCATTTCGG ATGATGGAACAAGCCACAAAACCATATGACTCGGGTGCTGGAAATGCAGAAGAAGCATCTCCCATTGCTGAATCTG ATTCATCAGGTGTTTGCCAGACGCACGAGGCTAAACTAGCCAGCCTTTTAAGAAAGAACAGCATTCTTGAAGGACAATTGGCAGCTGCAATAGCTGCTCGCGAAGCAGCTGAGAAGAACTCATCGTCTGCCAACAAAAGTCGACAGGAGATGGAGAAAAGATTGGGAGACGCAATGAAGGAAATGGAGTTGCTTAAAGAGAAGCTAACCAGTATTGAGTTGGCACAGGAGGAGGCTAACAGCCTCTCTAACATCGTCCACTCTGACAACGTGAGGCTAGAGCATGATGTGGCTTTCCTCAAGGCTGTCTTGGATGATACACAAAAG GAACTACATTCAACTAGAGGGGTCCTTGCTGGGGAGCGTGCAAGAGCATTCCAGCTACAG GTCGAAGTATTCCATCTGAAACAGAGGTTACAGTCACTCGAGACTCGAGCACCAACACCTAGGAAACCTTATCAGATGTAG
- the LOC125222686 gene encoding acyl-CoA-binding domain-containing protein 6 isoform X1 → MFGFSRRRMKLGRLKVQLSDTAQGTRSPIRPTKRFNSSNGEGVAAANSEADDLNFHSSSNGTELNNCASGGSENWMVLSISGEKPTPRFNHAAAVIGNKMVVVGGESSNGLLEDVQVLSFDRFSWTPVSSKLYLSPTSLPLKIPACKGHALVPWGKKVLLIGGKTESVSDRVSVWAFDMEAECWSLIEAKGDIPTARSGHTVVRANSVLILFGGEDTKRRKLNDLHMFDLKSLTWLPLHCTGPRPCSRSNHIAALYNDKILFVFGGASKSRTLNDLYSLDFEAMVWTRIKVHGFHPSPRAGCSGALCGTKWYITGGGSKKKRPAETLIFDVLKYTWSVAVASLPSSITTNKGFSLVLVQHKERDFLVAFGGTKKDPSNQVEVLIMEKVESSMIRRSTLSKVAGTLLSENNNNNNSTLSAQPGNASISTNFDTVSKLNLASAIEQHGSGRKSLSESLLVDPNSATGNVSLRKQFYNEETAEVTTTKSLEDKNSFRMMEQATKPYDSGAGNAEEASPIAESGKLSFDKQGRGSLGLEGEELLCHETTDSSGVCQTHEAKLASLLRKNSILEGQLAAAIAAREAAEKNSSSANKSRQEMEKRLGDAMKEMELLKEKLTSIELAQEEANSLSNIVHSDNVRLEHDVAFLKAVLDDTQKELHSTRGVLAGERARAFQLQVEVFHLKQRLQSLETRAPTPRKPYQM, encoded by the exons ATGTTTGGATTTTCGAGAAGAAGAATGAAGCTTGGGAG ATTAAAGGTTCAACTCTCCGACACTGCACAGGGGACGAGAAGTCCGATAAGGCCCACCAAGAGATTTAATAGTTCCAAT GGAGAAGGTGTTGCAGCTGCAAATAGTGAAGCTGATGATCTGAATTTCCATTCTTcatctaatgggacagagctTAACAACTGCGCTTCAGGTGGCTCTGAGAATTGGATGGTTCTTTCCATCAGCGGAGAGAAGCCTACACCCCGGTTCAAT CATGCAGCTGCAGTCATAGGGAACAAGATGGTCGTGGTTGGCGGTGAATCTTCAAATGGGCTGCTGGAAGATGTCCAG GTACTCAGTTTTGACAGATTTTCGTGGACTCCTGTTTCGTCAAAGCTATACCTTTCTCCTACTAGCCTTCCTCTAAAAATTCCAGCATGCAAAGGCCACGCATTG GTTCCTTGGGGCAAGAAAGTGCTTCTTATTGGAGGGAAAACCGAATCAGTGAGCGACAGAGTGTCAG TCTGGGCGTTTGACATGGAAGCAGAATGTTGGTCACTTATTGAAGCGAAGGGAGACATTCCG ACTGCACGTAGTGGCCATACAGTTGTCAGGGCAAACTCCGTTCTAATTCTATTTGGAGGCGAGGATACAAAAAGGAGGAAGCTCAACGATCTTCATATGTTTGATCTAAAATCTCTAACATGGCTTCCTCTTCATTGCAC GGGCCCAAGACCATGCTCAAGATCAAATCATATTGCTGCTCTTTATAATGACAAAATACTCTTTGTTTTTGGTGGGGCATCAAAATCTAGAACCTTGAATGACTTGTACTCTCTTGACTTTGAGGCG ATGGTATGGACAAGAATCAAAGTGCACGGATTTCACCCATCGCCTAGAGCTGGTTGTAGTGGAGCGCTCTGTGGAACAAAATGGTACATCACGGGTGGTGGTAGCAAGAAAAAAA GGCCTGCAGAGACCTTGATATTTGATGTTTTGAAGTATACTTGGTCAGTTGCTGTTGCATCGCTTCCATCTTCTATCACTACGAACAAG GGTTTTAGTCTCGTTCTTGTGCAGCATAAGGAACGAGATTTCCTTGTTGCATTTGGTGGTACAAAGAAAGATCCATCAAACCAG GTTGAGGTACTTATCATGGAAAAGGTTGAATCATCAATGATCCGAAGATCGACTTTGAGTAAAGTTGCTGGAACCTTGTTGTCGgagaacaacaacaacaataactCAACATTGTCAGCTCAACCAGGCAATGCTTCTATTAGTACCAATTTTGATACTGTCTCGAAACTTAATTTGGCATCAGCCATCGAACAACATGGATCTGGTCGGAAATCCCTATCAGAATCCTTACTTGTCGACCCAAACTCTGCCACTGGAAACGTCTCTCTTCGCAAACAATTTTATAACGAGGAGACTGCGGAGGTGACCACAACAAAGAGCTTAGAAGACAAAAATTCATTTCGG ATGATGGAACAAGCCACAAAACCATATGACTCGGGTGCTGGAAATGCAGAAGAAGCATCTCCCATTGCTGAATCTGGTAAACTGAGTTTTGATAAACAAGGAAGGGGAAGTTTAGGATTAGAAGGCGAAGAACTCTTATGCCATGAAACAACAGATTCATCAGGTGTTTGCCAGACGCACGAGGCTAAACTAGCCAGCCTTTTAAGAAAGAACAGCATTCTTGAAGGACAATTGGCAGCTGCAATAGCTGCTCGCGAAGCAGCTGAGAAGAACTCATCGTCTGCCAACAAAAGTCGACAGGAGATGGAGAAAAGATTGGGAGACGCAATGAAGGAAATGGAGTTGCTTAAAGAGAAGCTAACCAGTATTGAGTTGGCACAGGAGGAGGCTAACAGCCTCTCTAACATCGTCCACTCTGACAACGTGAGGCTAGAGCATGATGTGGCTTTCCTCAAGGCTGTCTTGGATGATACACAAAAG GAACTACATTCAACTAGAGGGGTCCTTGCTGGGGAGCGTGCAAGAGCATTCCAGCTACAG GTCGAAGTATTCCATCTGAAACAGAGGTTACAGTCACTCGAGACTCGAGCACCAACACCTAGGAAACCTTATCAGATGTAG
- the LOC125222686 gene encoding acyl-CoA-binding domain-containing protein 6 isoform X3 gives MVVVGGESSNGLLEDVQVLSFDRFSWTPVSSKLYLSPTSLPLKIPACKGHALVPWGKKVLLIGGKTESVSDRVSVWAFDMEAECWSLIEAKGDIPTARSGHTVVRANSVLILFGGEDTKRRKLNDLHMFDLKSLTWLPLHCTGPRPCSRSNHIAALYNDKILFVFGGASKSRTLNDLYSLDFEAMVWTRIKVHGFHPSPRAGCSGALCGTKWYITGGGSKKKRPAETLIFDVLKYTWSVAVASLPSSITTNKGFSLVLVQHKERDFLVAFGGTKKDPSNQVEVLIMEKVESSMIRRSTLSKVAGTLLSENNNNNNSTLSAQPGNASISTNFDTVSKLNLASAIEQHGSGRKSLSESLLVDPNSATGNVSLRKQFYNEETAEVTTTKSLEDKNSFRMMEQATKPYDSGAGNAEEASPIAESGKLSFDKQGRGSLGLEGEELLCHETTDSSGVCQTHEAKLASLLRKNSILEGQLAAAIAAREAAEKNSSSANKSRQEMEKRLGDAMKEMELLKEKLTSIELAQEEANSLSNIVHSDNVRLEHDVAFLKAVLDDTQKELHSTRGVLAGERARAFQLQVEVFHLKQRLQSLETRAPTPRKPYQM, from the exons ATGGTCGTGGTTGGCGGTGAATCTTCAAATGGGCTGCTGGAAGATGTCCAG GTACTCAGTTTTGACAGATTTTCGTGGACTCCTGTTTCGTCAAAGCTATACCTTTCTCCTACTAGCCTTCCTCTAAAAATTCCAGCATGCAAAGGCCACGCATTG GTTCCTTGGGGCAAGAAAGTGCTTCTTATTGGAGGGAAAACCGAATCAGTGAGCGACAGAGTGTCAG TCTGGGCGTTTGACATGGAAGCAGAATGTTGGTCACTTATTGAAGCGAAGGGAGACATTCCG ACTGCACGTAGTGGCCATACAGTTGTCAGGGCAAACTCCGTTCTAATTCTATTTGGAGGCGAGGATACAAAAAGGAGGAAGCTCAACGATCTTCATATGTTTGATCTAAAATCTCTAACATGGCTTCCTCTTCATTGCAC GGGCCCAAGACCATGCTCAAGATCAAATCATATTGCTGCTCTTTATAATGACAAAATACTCTTTGTTTTTGGTGGGGCATCAAAATCTAGAACCTTGAATGACTTGTACTCTCTTGACTTTGAGGCG ATGGTATGGACAAGAATCAAAGTGCACGGATTTCACCCATCGCCTAGAGCTGGTTGTAGTGGAGCGCTCTGTGGAACAAAATGGTACATCACGGGTGGTGGTAGCAAGAAAAAAA GGCCTGCAGAGACCTTGATATTTGATGTTTTGAAGTATACTTGGTCAGTTGCTGTTGCATCGCTTCCATCTTCTATCACTACGAACAAG GGTTTTAGTCTCGTTCTTGTGCAGCATAAGGAACGAGATTTCCTTGTTGCATTTGGTGGTACAAAGAAAGATCCATCAAACCAG GTTGAGGTACTTATCATGGAAAAGGTTGAATCATCAATGATCCGAAGATCGACTTTGAGTAAAGTTGCTGGAACCTTGTTGTCGgagaacaacaacaacaataactCAACATTGTCAGCTCAACCAGGCAATGCTTCTATTAGTACCAATTTTGATACTGTCTCGAAACTTAATTTGGCATCAGCCATCGAACAACATGGATCTGGTCGGAAATCCCTATCAGAATCCTTACTTGTCGACCCAAACTCTGCCACTGGAAACGTCTCTCTTCGCAAACAATTTTATAACGAGGAGACTGCGGAGGTGACCACAACAAAGAGCTTAGAAGACAAAAATTCATTTCGG ATGATGGAACAAGCCACAAAACCATATGACTCGGGTGCTGGAAATGCAGAAGAAGCATCTCCCATTGCTGAATCTGGTAAACTGAGTTTTGATAAACAAGGAAGGGGAAGTTTAGGATTAGAAGGCGAAGAACTCTTATGCCATGAAACAACAGATTCATCAGGTGTTTGCCAGACGCACGAGGCTAAACTAGCCAGCCTTTTAAGAAAGAACAGCATTCTTGAAGGACAATTGGCAGCTGCAATAGCTGCTCGCGAAGCAGCTGAGAAGAACTCATCGTCTGCCAACAAAAGTCGACAGGAGATGGAGAAAAGATTGGGAGACGCAATGAAGGAAATGGAGTTGCTTAAAGAGAAGCTAACCAGTATTGAGTTGGCACAGGAGGAGGCTAACAGCCTCTCTAACATCGTCCACTCTGACAACGTGAGGCTAGAGCATGATGTGGCTTTCCTCAAGGCTGTCTTGGATGATACACAAAAG GAACTACATTCAACTAGAGGGGTCCTTGCTGGGGAGCGTGCAAGAGCATTCCAGCTACAG GTCGAAGTATTCCATCTGAAACAGAGGTTACAGTCACTCGAGACTCGAGCACCAACACCTAGGAAACCTTATCAGATGTAG
- the LOC125222687 gene encoding anaphase-promoting complex subunit 7-like, translating into MDVPKDQLNTLLDHGLFSSAQILGCFAVSSTSINPETSPHLKAESLVLFGDSLFRDKEYRRAIQVYKQALQYHKILPKQSANSTPTPRSTLSASNRSSSPNSCNTSPINENEVKFKVATCHSSLGENRAAIAEMEGIPSKSRNLEMNLMMAKLYRNSRHNRAAVGCFKECLRNCPYVFEAIIALAELGVSAKDIISLFPQTPNRSGRPPSDHFDSSRWLPRYVEAQCCIASNDYKGGLDLFSELLQRFPNNVHILLEMAKVKAVIGKNDEAILDFETVMSIDPYVMTYMDEYAMLLKLKSDNSKLTKLVHDLLNIDPAKPEVLVALAVLWEKKDERGALTYAEKSIRVDERHVAGYIMKGNLLLSLNRPEAAVIAFRGAQELRPDLRSYQGLVRSYLAVSKVKEALFTAREAMKAIPQSGKALKLVGDVHASHVAGREKAKKFYESALRLEPGFLGAALALAELHVMEGRNGDAVSLLQRYLKDWADDCLHVKLAQVFAATNMLLDALSHYQAALRINPHNEAAKKGLDRLEKQMKGVDPDAPEEDEDNEVDDVDEDQEEGEPL; encoded by the exons ATGGATGTTCCCAAAGACCAATTGAACACTCTTCTCGATCATGGCCTCTTCTCTTCCGCTCAAATTCTG GGCTGTTTTGCTGTATCTTCGACGTCGATAAATCCTGAGACGAGCCCTCATCTGAAAGCTGAAAGCTTG GTTCTGTTTGGTGATTCGCTCTTTCGAGACAAGGAGTATCGAAGGGCAATT CAAGTATATAAGCAAGCCTTGCAGTACCACAAAATACTACCAAAGCAGAGTGCAAATTCAACTCCAACGCCTCGGAGCACATTATCAGCATCTAATagatcttcttctccaaattcATGTAACACTTCACCAATAAACGAAAATGAG GTGAAATTCAAGGTTGCCACATGCCATAGCTCACTCGGTGAAAACAGAGCTGCTATTGCTGAG ATGGAAGGAATCCCAAGCAAGTCAAGAAATCTGGAGATGAATCTTATGATGGCAAAGCTTTATCGGAATTCTAGGCATAATCGAGCTGCAGTTGGATGTTTTAAAGAGTGTTTGAG GAATTGTCCTTACGTATTTGAGGCCATCATAGCTTTGGCCGAATTAGGTGTTTCCGCAAAGGATATTATTTCATTGTTTCCTCAG ACACCGAATAGAAGTGGAAGACCTCCTTCTGATCATTTTGATTCAAGTCGCTGGCTGCCA CGCTACGTTGAAGCCCAATGTTGTATTGCTTCAAATGATTACAAAG GTGGGCTTGATCTATTCTCGGAACTGCTACAACGATTTCCTAACAATGTCCACATATTACTCGAAATGGCCAAG GTTAAAGCTGTCATAGGAAAAAATGATGAAGCCATCCTGGATTTTGAAACC GTCATGTCAATTGATCCATATGTTATGACATATATGGATGAGTATGCTATGCTTCTGAAGCTCAAGTCCGATAATTCTAAGTTAACTAAGTTAGTTCATGATCTCTTGAACATCGATCCAGCAAAACCTGAAGTTTTAGTGGCCTTAGCTGTTCTGTGGGAAAAGAAAGATGAGAGAGGAGCTTTAACGTATGCTGAGAAG AGCATCCGCGTTGATGAAAGGCACGTAGCTGGTTACATAATGAAG GGAAACCTTTTGTTGTCACTGAATCGCCCAGAAGCAGCTGTCATCGCTTTTAGGGGAGCTCAAGAACTAAGGCCTGATCTGCGCTCATATCAAG GTTTAGTTCGTTCATATCTCGCCGTTTCAAAAGTGAAAGAAGCTCTATTTACAGCAAGAGAGGCAATGAAGGCGATACCTCAATCCGGAAAGGCTCTGAAACTAGTTGGGGATGTACATGCTAGTCACGTCGCCGGGAGAGAAAAG GCAAAGAAGTTCTACGAATCAGCCCTAAGACTTGAACCAGGTTTTCTTGGAGCTGCGTTGGCTTTGGCTGAACTCCACGTCATGGAAGGTCGAAATGGAGATGCAGTCTCCCTCTTGCAGCGTTATTTGAAAGATTGGGCCGATGATTGTTTGCACGTCAAGCTCGCTCAAGTCTTTGCAGCAACAAATATGCTTTTAGATGCCCTTTCACATTATCAAGCAGCGTTGAG aataaatccCCACAATGAAGCTGCCAAAAAAGGACTAGACCGCTTGGAGAAGCAAATGAAG GGAGTTGATCCTGATGCACctgaagaagacgaagataaTGAGGTTGATGATGTCGATGAAGATCAAGAAGAGGGCGAGCCATTATGA